In Macaca thibetana thibetana isolate TM-01 chromosome 12, ASM2454274v1, whole genome shotgun sequence, the genomic window GATGAATCTAGGAACGGTGAGAACTTTCCAATTAGTGCCTCTTGAAATTAGTCCCCATATAAAAATGTCTGGGTGGGATTTGAGAAAAGTTCCAGGCCACATCAGTTTGGCTGACACATCACAATCTTTACTTGCTGAAttttaaggaaggaaggaaggaggatatGAGAACACTGGTGAAGATGCTGACAAACACACTTAGCAGACTTAATGGTTGGATGGATCCAGACTCCCAAATGATGCCTTAGGGATGCTGAAGGGAATTTGTGTACTTTAAAGGTAAATCCTCCTGCCTGCCAAGAGATGGAGGCTATCACTGGGAGGAAAGTTAACTTCCCTAAGACTTCCATAAAAGCCATATATTAGTTGGATCCAAGTTGGACCAGCCTGGGCTTAAATCCCAGCACTGCCACATTGAGGCTGTGAGATCTGGCGCCAGTTATCTAATCTTTCTGAGCCTAGTTTCTTTGTCTAATTTGGGAGTACAATCGTGCCGGTAGCTAATGATTTTTGTGAAGACAGAAAGAGATAATCCAGGAAAGTGTTTAGCACTCATTTCTTCAGCTCTTTCTGTTGACCCACTCACAGAGCTCAATGAACAATGTGTTTCTCCTCCCCACTTTTAGCCACAGAGGAAGGGGTACCCCAGATGTTATTGCCACTGTCTCTGGGACAAGTCTCATGCAAACTTTAGAACAAATCTTTGCAACAAGTCCCACTACTGAGCTTGCTGTAAacatcctcccttctctctttgtACCCAGTGGGAAGCTCTAAGATGCACCTGTCTGGGTTGCTTTCCCCTGAAGAATGGTGGCAACCCTCAACCCTCAAACACTTCCTACTTGCATTTGTATCCCACATGGAAAGCCATTTTTTGGGGTGGCATTCTATCATGAAACTTGAAAGCCTTTTCCGATTCATTTTTCTTGAAGAAAACCATTCAAAATGTTATtcttgaagggggaaaaaaagttgatgctttatttttatttatttatttatttttattttttattatactttaagttctagggtgcatgtgcacaacgcgcaggtttgttatataggtatatatgtgccatgttggtgtgctgcacccattaactcgtcatttacattagggtatatctcctaatgctatccctcccccctccccccaccgcacgacaggccccggtgtgtgatattccccaccctgcgtccaagtgttctcattgttcagttcccacctatgagtgagaacatgcggtgtttggttttctgtccttgtgatagtttgctcagaatgatggtttccagcttcatccatgaccctacaaaggacatgaactcatcctttttatggctgcatagtattccatggtgtatatgtgccacattttcttaatccagtctatcatcgatggacatttgggttggttccaagtctttgctattgtgaatagtgccacaataaacatacgtgtgcacgtgtcctTACTGATGCTTTACTTTTAGAAAGTAATTATTACTTAAGACTTATGGTAACCTGCTATCCAAAAAGTAATAGTGCCTCTCATGTTCTCCTCACTAggctatgaaaatataaatgtctcAGCCAATGTTTTGGAAAGTAAACAGCTAAAGGGAGCCACCCAGGAGGAATGGAATTACAACAAGGAAAAGTGGCGTTATGCTTTGGAAGACAAATACATCAACAAATATCCCACACCATTGATTAAACCAGAACGATCGCCAGAAAACCTAACAAAGAACACAGCCTTGCAGAGTCTAGATCCCTCAGCCAAGCCATCACAGTGGAAAAGTGAAGCTGTAGGGAATAAGAGAGAAGCCACCCGTTATTATTATTCAGAAGATTTTAAAGGTCAAATGGAAAAATCACAGGCACTGTATATTCCAAAAGATTCTTACTTCTCCATGATGGATAAAGATGTACCTTCTGCATGTGCTGTGGCTGAGCAGAGAAGCAACCTAAACCCAGGAGATCATGAAGACACAAGAGACGCTTTCCCTCCTGTACAAGATGGAGAAGTCACCACTGGCAAGTATGCTACAAACTTAGCAGAATCCGTGCTGCAGGATGCATTTATTAGATTATCTCAGTCTCAGCCCACATTACCCCAGGAATCTGCACTCAGTATTTCTGTAGGAAGTTCTCTGCTTCCCAGTTGCTATTCTACAAAAGATACAGTGGTTTCTCGGTCATGGAATGAGCTCCCCAAAATCGTCGTTGTTCAGAGTCCAGATGGCAGCGATGCTGCCCCCGAGCCAGGCATCTCCTCATGGCCTGAGATGGAAGCCTCTGTTGAAACCTCAAATCTCCTCTCTGGAGAGAACCCCAGCAGACAACCCCAGAGTGCTCTAGAAGTGGCGTTAGCTTGTGCAGCCACTGTGATTGGAACCATTTCCAGTCCACAGGCCACAGAAAGACTCAAAATGGAGCAAGTGGACTCAAACTTTCCACTAGGGGGCAGTGGTGCACTGCAAACGCAAGCACTCCAAGGGCTCAAGGAACCTTCCATCAATGAGTACTCCTTTCCATCTGCTTTGTGTGGCATGACTCAGGTGGCCAGTGCCGTGGCTGTCTGTGGTCTAGGTGAAAGAGAAGAGGTGACGTGCTCGGTGGCTCCAAGCGGTGGCCTCTCGCCTGCAGCTGAGGCTTCTGAAGCCATGCCCCCACTTTGTAGTTTAGCAAGCATGGAGCTTGGCAAGGAAGCCATTGCTGAGGGATTGCTCAAGGAGGCTGCTCTGGTTTTAACAAGGCCTAACACCTACAGTAGTATTGGAGACTTCCTGGACTCCATGAACAGGAGAATCCTGGAAACTGCTTCAAAGTCTCAGACCCTGTGCTCAGAAAATGTCCTCAGGAATGAACTGGCACATACCCTGTCCAATGTTATCCTGAGGCATTCCATTGACGAAGTTCACCACAAAAATATGATAATCAACCCCAATGACAATAGGCATTCATCTGAAATTCTGGACACCTTAATGGAAAGTACAAATCAACTGCTTTTCGATGTGATATGCTTCACGTTCAAGAAGATGAGTCATATTGTACGGCTTGGTGAATGTCCTGCTGTCCTTTCTAAGGAGACCATCAGAAGGAGGGAGACAGAACCTGGCTGCCAGCCATCTGATCCGGGTGCTAGTCTAGCTTGGACAAAAGCCACTGAATCCTCCAGCAGCTCTCCACTTAGCAATTCACACAACACGAGTCTTGTCATCAACAATCTTGTGGATGACAtgtattcaaaacaaaacaacggTGGAGTGAGGCCAGGCCTCTTCAAGAACCCCACGCTGCAGTCAGAATTATCACATGGTCACAGAGTGCCCGATTCTTCGACTGCTACAACATCCCCCAAGGAAATATATCTGAAAGGAACAGCGGGAGAGGATACAAAAAGCCCTCATCACAGTGAGAATGAATGCAGAGTCTCTTCCGAAAGACAAAGGTCCCCGACGGTTGGCCAGTCCAGAAGCggttcccaggaggctgaggacagtATCCACCCAAACACCCAAGAAAAGTACAACTCTGCCACATCTTGCATCAACGAAGTTCAAGTCAACCTGTCCATGTTAGGGGATGACTTGCTGCTTCCTGCTCAATCCATGCTTCAAACAAAGCATCCAGACATCTACTGCATTACAGACTTTGCGGAAGAATTAGCAGACACGGTCGTCTCCATGGCAACTGAAATTGCAGCGATTTGCCTTGACAACTCCAGTGGAAAACAACCCTGGTTTTGTGCATGGAAAAGAGGGAGTGAGTTTCTGATGACACCCAATGTACCCTGCCGATccttgaagaggaagaaagagagccAGGGGAGCGAGGCTGCTGTGAGGAAACACAAGCCGCCCCGGCTCAGTGAGATCAAGAGGAAGACGGATGAGCATCCCGAGCTTAAAGAGAAGCTGATGAACAGGGTTGTGGATGAGTCCATGAACCTTGAGGATGTCCCAGATTCTGTCAACCTTTTTGCCAATGAAGTGGCAGCCAAGATCATGAACCTATCGGAGTTCTCTATGGTGGACGGCATGTGGCAGGCGCAGGGCTATCCCCGGAATCGGTTACTGAGTGGTGACAGGTGGAGCCGGCTGAAGGCCTCTAGCTGTGAAAGCATTCCTGAGGAAGACTCCGAGGCTAGGGCCTATGTCAACAGCCTGGGCTTAATGAGCACGCTGAGCCAGCCGGTCAGCAGGGCCAGCTCTGTCTCCAAGCAGTCGAGCTGTGAGAGCATCACCGATGAGTTTTCCAGGTTCATGGTGAACCAGATGGAAAATGAAGGGAGAGGATTTGAGTTACTGCTGGATTACTATGCTGGCAAGAACGCCAGCAGTATTCTGAGTTCAGCCATGCAACAGGCGTGCCGGAAAAGTGACCACCTCAGTGTGAGGCCAAACTGTCCCTCTAAGCAGTCCAGCACAGAGAGCATCACTGAGGAGTTCTACAGGTACATGCTGAGGGACATTGAAAGAGACAGCAGAGAAATCACCTCCTCCAGACGGAGCAGCCAGGATTGGACAGCCAGCCTGCTGTCTCCTTCTCTGCGATCCCCGGTGTGCCACAGACAGTCGTCCATGCCAGACAGCAGATCCCCATGCTCCAGGCTGACAGTGAATGTGCCCATCAAAGCCAACTCTTTAGATGGCTTTGCTCAGAACTGCCCACAGGATTTCCTAAGCGTGCAGCCAGTCAGTAGCACGTCCTCATCCGGTCTCTGCAAATCTGACTCTTGCTTGTATCGGAGAGGTAGGACTGACCACATCACGAACATGTTAATTCATGAAACGTGGGCGAGCTCCATTGAAGCCCTCATGCGCAAGAACAAAATCATTGTGGATGATGCGGGGGAAGCCGACGCTGAGCCTGTTTCTGGTGGCTCTCCCTCGCAAGCAGAGACATGTGCAAATAGATTAGCTGCCAGCAGGATGTGCAGTGGGCCAACTCTGCTTGTTCAGGAGTCTCTCGATTGCCCGAGGAAAGACTCTGTTACCGAATGTAAACAGCCCCCAGTGTCATCTTTGAGCAAAACTGCTTCTCTTACAAACCACAACCCTTTAGATTCTAAAAAGGAAACTTCCTCCTGCCAGGACACTGTAGCAATAAACCACAAAAGGCGATCACTTTGCTCGAGGGAAGTGCCTTTGATTCAGATTGAAACAGATCAGAGAGAAGCCTGTGTTGGGGAACCTGAACCCTTCCTTTCCAAAAGCAGCCCcccagaggaagcagaagagcATTCGAATGACAAAAACATCCCAGATGTGGTGAGAGGTGGAGACACAGCCGTGAGCGCTTGTCAAATCCATAGGTGAGTGAATCGTCTCTTAGACTACATAGAGTGCATGTGATGGAGTTTGCATCTTAATCAGTGTTTAGTCTAAATTTTAGACATAAAGGATTTGATTGGTGCAAGAACTaaattttcaaaaccaaaaataatgacCTCCTAGGTTAATATGCATTTATGGTAGAGAGTTGAAAgtaaatttcttcttaaaatttccAAAGCAAATTAAACTCATCTATATAACCAAAGAAGTAAGATATAATTCCCCCCATTAAAATTAATCTCCTGTGGTTTCctaccttttaaaattcattcatggCAATTTTTAAGCAAATAATAATCTTAATAATATATGatgcaataatattaataataaatgatgcaacttattcatttgaaaacagttaaatttaaataaatattagtattgGCATTTGACATTAAATATTTTGCaatcatttttctctcctctcctttttcttctccataGAGTCTCTCCTTTCaagttttggtttctgtttttgttttttgtctttttctaaagATCTTGCCAAGGACACTGTGTTCCACAAGGGCTGGCCCTTTAGATGCCTGGTATAATTCTGGCAGTATAAATGCAAAGCAACACTGAAGTATTGTTATTTAAACAGctcttttccagaaaattatGACGTAGTTGACAATCCATTTTGAATTTGACATAAGGTAATAATTTCTCTGAGGCTGCTTAAAGAACTCTCCATTCCTTTTACAACTCATATTTTCTGTAGAAAATCTATAAGATCTTTGAATATGAGACCATTGTATCATTTCTTTAGCTTTGGTTTGTAGTTAAACAAGACAGGACAACAAAAAAGGAAGCTAGTGGCCTTGGAAAATCTAAGTTGGAGAAGTCTTTTCAGAGACATATGCctatattgtttattatttaccaaaaagcctgtgatttttaaatgtttagtggCAATCAAGTGGAACACAGCCTTCATCAAATTTCAGCAGCTCTCTGAAAGTCTTTGATACTTTTCCACTTCCaccagggaaggagaagggattCATCCTCAGGTACCAGTGCTGCCCACTAGAGGGCATCATCACTGGTGTGGTTATGGTTGAGTGTATTTGGTACATAGTGTCTAGGtggatttaaatatttcttttttagccACTCAGTACTAAGACCTTAACTTTCCAATCAGATGAAACCCTGGAAGAATAAGGAGAAAGGatgaaaacataaaagcaaaagaacacaAAGCTAAATCAAATGACGTAGGCAGAGCTAACCCAGACGCTTTTTTATACATCAGTAGTTCTCCAGCTATAGACAATATGTATCGAAGCATTTTATGTAGGTGATACGGAGaattacaaattttttaaagcaatcagagttaaagaaacaaattagCTCATGTGTAATTCTTTAGAATTACCTTAACCTGAAatacaagaaaatggaaaacccTTCTTATAGAATCCAGATGCCTGACTTGGAGTCTTCTTTAACACAGATATCTTAAACCCAGCTGAGATTTTTAACCAAAGAGTGACTAGTTAGGGAACATTCATGAAATAGTAGTTCTACAAGATTTATGGTTGTAGGCTGAGATCAAATAGCAATTGTCCCTGAAGTTGAATAAAATTCATTATACAATTGTAAATTAAATGTCACTGATATTATCCTTAAAATAGGATATATTGGAAATATGTATGAATAAAGTCCCCAAATGGCTTAGGTTTGTATTACATAGAATGGCCCAAGAATATACCCTTTCAAATCATGATTTCTGGTTTGGTTTTCCactaataaaacaagaaagaatgtgGAGTCATCCACCTTAGAAATTCAAGACCTACATCTGCTTCCAAAACATAAGGActaaatattgaaaatgtttttctttgtggaacaatataaagaattattaagaACATGGATTTCACTAACCTTGTAACTATGCAACCTTGAGCAACTTCTCTGTTTACCAAAGTTTACTCACCTGTAGGTGGGAAAAATAATTATCTTCTAAGAGGATCTTTAAGGTTTTATTAAGGAAATGCACATAAATCTCTCAACTCAGGGCCTCGCCTATTGTCATAAATGCTTGCTTTTTGGTTGTTGTAATTGCTGTTTGGGGTTAGGGTACATGATTGCCCTtattccaggaattttttttccaaaagaaatatcttaaaggctcatgcctgtaatcccagcactttgggaggccaaggcaggtaaatcacgaggtcaggagttcaagaccagcctggcaagatgatgaaaccctgtctctactcaaaatacaaaaattagccaggtgtggtggcaagcacctgtaatcccagctactagggaggttgaggcagagaattgcttgaacctgggaggtgaggttgcagtgagccgagatcatgccactgcactccagcctgggtgacagggcaagactctgtctcaaaaaaaaaaaagaaaagaaaagaaaaaggaaaaaaaagaaaaaggaatatctTGTAAACGTTACGAGGattttattaaaacaagaaaatttccAGATTTTGCTAGAGGGAAAATTAACCATATTTAGATTATTACATTTTCTAAGCTCAGAGATGTTATAGGATTTCATTAGTCAAAATAGTTAAGTACAAAACTCGCTTCTCTGTGAAGCAGTTCTTCTCCCTTACACACAAACAAGGTAAGTGGCATATGGACTCTTAATTTTGTTTGGAGATGGGGAGGCGTCATgtcctgaaaataattttaggctACTTTCTTTAGGCATGTTTTCatgattctttctttaaaaaatgttatttacgCTCAATATgctgaaataaaaatcactttcttACATTTTTGATAAAGGAATAACAACTTCAGAATTTGTTGGACTTTCTGGTAAGTTGAAACCACAAAGTATAAACAACAAACTGAGAATTCCGGACATTCATATGCTGTACTTACTGACATCATCTTGtgttttagaaacatattttaggTTGTGTATCCATTTATATttgcttcaagaaaaaaaaaatattcatccaacaaatatttgagtgcttACTCTGACCAGCAATTGGCCTTGGGgctgaaaacacagaagaaaatagaaagactGGGTATCTACTCTCATAGTTCTTACACACGagtgggagagacagggagagtaCATAGgaaaatcttttgaaaaaatattattgtaCAGTgtgatgagagaaaaaataaaaagtaatgtggTAGCAAATAACTGGTAGGGAAAGTGGATACTTAGATAGGATGTTGGCATTTGAGATGAGACCTACAGGAAGAGAAGGTGCCAGCCGTGGGAAGAACGAGAGTGAGAGACTTGCATTTTAAGCATTGTGGTGATCTAGCCAGCCTGAAAAATGTTCTCACTATGAGTCACCTAGAGATCCTGGATTAAGTATAATAAACATCTTTTTAAGTATGtagctgatctttttttttttttttttttttttttaaaaagaaagacaagcaaATAAGCTTTAGTGATCTATTGCCCAGAATGGTGAATGTAATAAATAacaatgcattatatatatatattttttttttttttttttttgagatagagtctcactctgtcacccaggctggcgtgctgtggtgcaaccatggctcaccacagccccaacctcccaggctcaagcaatcctcccacctcagcctttcaagcagctgggactgtaggtgtgcaccaccatgcctgcccaattttttaattttttgtggagatggagagctcactctgttacccaggctggtctcagactcctgggctcaagtgatcctgccacctcagcctcccgaagtgctggtattacaggtgtgagccactgtgcctggcctgtatatttcaaaactgtTAAAAGATTCGATCGTAAATGCTTTCACCACAACAAAATATAAGTATATGAGGTGCTAGATTTGTTAATTAGTGTGACTTAATCATTCCACAAGGTAAAACTATATGAAAACATCACAGTATATACCCCATAGAATTGATACAATtactgtcaatttaaaaattgacaagcaGGTGTGGTATATTCCCCATGGATTTGGATGTTTAGCACCCCCGTCTAAAACAGCAGCCCCCAAGAGCCCTTATCTGGAGAGATGGAAGCAGAATGCTGTCTGCCATTTATGATTTACCCTCGTTTCTATATCCtcaggaattattttatttaccctTATTTGCAAGGCTAATCTTAACAATAGTAATTATAAAAACtgcagaggttaaaaaaaagaatttgaaaaggtAGTAAATTAAAGCTGACTCTGCTTGCCCTTGAGGGCATCTACCAGTCTCTGTAGcctaaaaattcattttctaaagGCTAGTGGAAACCAGGAAATGAGGGTCCACGAGTGGTGAAGACTTGGAACTGAGACAGACTTCCGCATCCTCAAGGGTTACAACCTTAGTAAAAGTGTGAACTATGGAAAAAGTTCACCCACCAGAACAgtgaactgattttaaaaaaaaaaaaaaaaaaaaaaaaaaaaaggtgtctttCAAGCTTCCAGTGCTGGGTACGAGGAGAAAAC contains:
- the SPHKAP gene encoding A-kinase anchor protein SPHKAP isoform X5 codes for the protein MDGNSLLSVPSNLESSRMYDVLGPQQGRGCGSSGGGPGNSITACKKVLRSNSLLESTDYWLQNQRMPCQIGFIEDKSENCASVCFVNLDVNKDECSTEHLQQKLVNVSPDLPKLISSMNVQQPKENEIVVLSGLASGNLQADFEVSQCPWLPDICLVQCARGNRPNSTNCIIFEINKFLIGLELVQERQLHLETNILKLEDDTNCSLSSIEEDFLTASEHLEEESEVDESRNGYENINVSANVLESKQLKGATQEEWNYNKEKWRYALEDKYINKYPTPLIKPERSPENLTKNTALQSLDPSAKPSQWKSEAVGNKREATRYYYSEDFKGQMEKSQALYIPKDSYFSMMDKDVPSACAVAEQRSNLNPGDHEDTRDAFPPVQDGEVTTGKYATNLAESVLQDAFIRLSQSQPTLPQESALSISVGSSLLPSCYSTKDTVVSRSWNELPKIVVVQSPDGSDAAPEPGISSWPEMEASVETSNLLSGENPSRQPQSALEVALACAATVIGTISSPQATERLKMEQVDSNFPLGGSGALQTQALQGLKEPSINEYSFPSALCGMTQVASAVAVCGLGEREEVTCSVAPSGGLSPAAEASEAMPPLCSLASMELGKEAIAEGLLKEAALVLTRPNTYSSIGDFLDSMNRRILETASKSQTLCSENVLRNELAHTLSNVILRHSIDEVHHKNMIINPNDNRHSSEILDTLMESTNQLLFDVICFTFKKMSHIVRLGECPAVLSKETIRRRETEPGCQPSDPGASLAWTKATESSSSSPLSNSHNTSLVINNLVDDMYSKQNNGGVRPGLFKNPTLQSELSHGHRVPDSSTATTSPKEIYLKGTAGEDTKSPHHSENECRVSSERQRSPTVGQSRSGSQEAEDSIHPNTQEKYNSATSCINEVQVNLSMLGDDLLLPAQSMLQTKHPDIYCITDFAEELADTVVSMATEIAAICLDNSSGKQPWFCAWKRGSEFLMTPNVPCRSLKRKKESQGSEAAVRKHKPPRLSEIKRKTDEHPELKEKLMNRVVDESMNLEDVPDSVNLFANEVAAKIMNLSEFSMVDGMWQAQGYPRNRLLSGDRWSRLKASSCESIPEEDSEARAYVNSLGLMSTLSQPVSRASSVSKQSSCESITDEFSRFMVNQMENEGRGFELLLDYYAGKNASSILSSAMQQACRKSDHLSVRPNCPSKQSSTESITEEFYRYMLRDIERDSREITSSRRSSQDWTASLLSPSLRSPVCHRQSSMPDSRSPCSRLTVNVPIKANSLDGFAQNCPQDFLSVQPVSSTSSSGLCKSDSCLYRRGRTDHITNMLIHETWASSIEALMRKNKIIVDDAGEADAEPVSGGSPSQAETCANRLAASRMCSGPTLLVQESLDCPRKDSVTECKQPPVSSLSKTASLTNHNPLDSKKETSSCQDTVAINHKRRSLCSREVPLIQIETDQREACVGEPEPFLSKSSPPEEAEEHSNDKNIPDVVRGGDTAVSACQIHSDSLDARDVPQTEASTEARAPDESPNPPSSSEESTGSWTQLANEEDNPDDTSSFLQLSERSMSNGNSSATSSLGIMDLDIYQESMPSSPMINELLEEKEILKGQSESVEAPASGLPMGTASPQRSLLVINFDLEPECPDAELRATLQWIAASELGIPTIYFKKSQENRIEKFLDVVRLVHQKSWKVGDIFHAVVQYCKMYEEQKDGRLSLFDWLLELG
- the SPHKAP gene encoding A-kinase anchor protein SPHKAP isoform X3, producing the protein MDGNSLLSVPSNLESSRMYDVLGPQQGRGCGSSGGGPGNSITACKKVLRSNSLLESTDYWLQNQRMPCQIGFIEDKSENCASVCFVNLDVNKDECSTEHLQQVTFETQAVQEKLVNVSPDLPKLISSMNVQQPKENEIVVLSGLASGNLQADFEVSQCPWLPDICLVQCARGNRPNSTNCIIFEINKFLIGLELVQERQLHLETNILKLEDDTNCSLSSIEEDFLTASEHLEEESEVDESRNGYENINVSANVLESKQLKGATQEEWNYNKEKWRYALEDKYINKYPTPLIKPERSPENLTKNTALQSLDPSAKPSQWKSEAVGNKREATRYYYSEDFKGQMEKSQALYIPKDSYFSMMDKDVPSACAVAEQRSNLNPGDHEDTRDAFPPVQDGEVTTGKYATNLAESVLQDAFIRLSQSQPTLPQESALSISVGSSLLPSCYSTKDTVVSRSWNELPKIVVVQSPDGSDAAPEPGISSWPEMEASVETSNLLSGENPSRQPQSALEVALACAATVIGTISSPQATERLKMEQVDSNFPLGGSGALQTQALQGLKEPSINEYSFPSALCGMTQVASAVAVCGLGEREEVTCSVAPSGGLSPAAEASEAMPPLCSLASMELGKEAIAEGLLKEAALVLTRPNTYSSIGDFLDSMNRRILETASKSQTLCSENVLRNELAHTLSNVILRHSIDEVHHKNMIINPNDNRHSSEILDTLMESTNQLLFDVICFTFKKMSHIVRLGECPAVLSKETIRRRETEPGCQPSDPGASLAWTKATESSSSSPLSNSHNTSLVINNLVDDMYSKQNNGGVRPGLFKNPTLQSELSHGHRVPDSSTATTSPKEIYLKGTAGEDTKSPHHSENECRVSSERQRSPTVGQSRSGSQEAEDSIHPNTQEKYNSATSCINEVQVNLSMLGDDLLLPAQSMLQTKHPDIYCITDFAEELADTVVSMATEIAAICLDNSSGKQPWFCAWKRGSEFLMTPNVPCRSLKRKKESQGSEAAVRKHKPPRLSEIKRKTDEHPELKEKLMNRVVDESMNLEDVPDSVNLFANEVAAKIMNLSEFSMVDGMWQAQGYPRNRLLSGDRWSRLKASSCESIPEEDSEARAYVNSLGLMSTLSQPVSRASSVSKQSSCESITDEFSRFMVNQMENEGRGFELLLDYYAGKNASSILSSAMQQACRKSDHLSVRPNCPSKQSSTESITEEFYRYMLRDIERDSREITSSRRSSQDWTASLLSPSLRSPVCHRQSSMPDSRSPCSRLTVNVPIKANSLDGFAQNCPQDFLSVQPVSSTSSSGLCKSDSCLYRRGRTDHITNMLIHETWASSIEALMRKNKIIVDDAGEADAEPVSGGSPSQAETCANRLAASRMCSGPTLLVQESLDCPRKDSVTECKQPPVSSLSKTASLTNHNPLDSKKETSSCQDTVAINHKRRSLCSREVPLIQIETDQREACVGEPEPFLSKSSPPEEAEEHSNDKNIPDVVRGGDTAVSACQIHSDSLDARDVPQTEASTEARAPDESPNPPSSSEESTGSWTQLANEEDNPDDTSSFLQLSERSMSNGNSSATSSLGIMDLDIYQESMPSSPMINELLEEKEILKGQSESVEAPASGLPMGTASPQRSLLVINFDLEPECPDAELRATLQWIAASELGIPTIYFKKSQENRIEKFLDVVRLVHQKSWKVGDIFHAVVQYCKMYEEQKDGRLSLFDWLLELG
- the SPHKAP gene encoding A-kinase anchor protein SPHKAP isoform X7; the encoded protein is MDGNSLLSVPSNLESSRMYDVLGPQQGRGCGSSGGGPGNSITACKKVLRSNSLLESTDYWLQNQRMPCQIGFIEDKSENCASVCFVNLDVNKDECSTEHLQQKLVNVSPDLPKLISSMNVQQPKENEIVVLSGLASGNLQADFEVSQCPWLPDICLVQCARGNRPNSTNCIIFEINKFLIGLELVQERQLHLETNILKLEDDTNCSLSSIEEDFLTASEHLEEESEVDESRNGYENINVSANVLESKQLKGATQEEWNYNKEKWRYALEDKYINKYPTPLIKPERSPENLTKNTALQSLDPSAKPSQWKSEAVGNKREATRYYYSEDFKGQMEKSQALYIPKDSYFSMMDKDVPSACAVAEQRSNLNPGDHEDTRDAFPPVQDGEVTTGKYATNLAESVLQDAFIRLSQSQPTLPQESALSISVGSSLLPSCYSTKDTVVSRSWNELPKIVVVQSPDGSDAAPEPGISSWPEMEASVETSNLLSGENPSRQPQSALEVALACAATVIGTISSPQATERLKMEQVDSNFPLGGSGALQTQALQGLKEPSINEYSFPSALCGMTQVASAVAVCGLGEREEVTCSVAPSGGLSPAAEASEAMPPLCSLASMELGKEAIAEGLLKEAALVLTRPNTYSSIGDFLDSMNRRILETASKSQTLCSENVLRNELAHTLSNVILRHSIDEVHHKNMIINPNDNRHSSEILDTLMESTNQLLFDVICFTFKKMSHIVRLGECPAVLSKETIRRRETEPGCQPSDPGASLAWTKATESSSSSPLSNSHNTSLVINNLVDDMYSKQNNGGVRPGLFKNPTLQSELSHGHRVPDSSTATTSPKEIYLKGTAGEDTKSPHHSENECRVSSERQRSPTVGQSRSGSQEAEDSIHPNTQEKYNSATSCINEVQVNLSMLGDDLLLPAQSMLQTKHPDIYCITDFAEELADTVVSMATEIAAICLDNSSGKQPWFCAWKRGSEFLMTPNVPCRSLKRKKESQGSEAAVRKHKPPRLSEIKRKTDEHPELKEKLMNRVVDESMNLEDVPDSVNLFANEVAAKIMNLSEFSMVDGMWQAQGYPRNRLLSGDRWSRLKASSCESIPEEDSEARAYVNSLGLMSTLSQPVSRASSVSKQSSCESITDEFSRFMVNQMENEGRGFELLLDYYAGKNASSILSSAMQQACRKSDHLSVRPNCPSKQSSTESITEEFYRYMLRDIERDSREITSSRRSSQDWTASLLSPSLRSPVCHRQSSMPDSRSPCSRLTVNVPIKANSLDGFAQNCPQDFLSVQPVSSTSSSGLCKSDSCLYRRGRTDHITNMLIHETWASSIEALMRKNKIIVDDAGEADAEPVSGGSPSQAETCANRLAASRMCSGPTLLVQESLDCPRKDSVTECKQPPVSSLSKTASLTNHNPLDSKKETSSCQDTVAINHKRRSLCSREVPLIQIETDQREACVGEPEPFLSKSSPPEEAEEHSNDKNIPDVVRGGDTAVSACQIHSDSLDARDVPQTEASTEARAPDESPNPPSSSEESTGSWTQLANEEDNPDDTSSFLQLSERSMSELLEEKEILKGQSESVEAPASGLPMGTASPQRSLLVINFDLEPECPDAELRATLQWIAASELGIPTIYFKKSQENRIEKFLDVVRLVHQKSWKVGDIFHAVVQYCKMYEEQKDGRLSLFDWLLELG